One window of Thermacetogenium phaeum DSM 12270 genomic DNA carries:
- a CDS encoding molybdopterin-binding protein: protein MQKVPVNKAVGMILCHDLTKIVPGREKTRAFRRGHIITPADIPALLDMGKKHIYVWDPGAGLVHEDEAAIRLARSAAGPGVTWGEPNQGKVTLKAAHDGILKVRLEQLNRVNSLEKISLATLHNNRPVAAGQPVAGTRVIPLAIENEILVEAERHCGSPSPLLTVLPFRPLWVGVVTTGTEVYEGRIRDGFCSIVRRKTAPFGARMLGQVIVPDDPDCISREILQMIGEGAELVLVTGGMSVDPDDVTPAGIRGTGAQVVTYGAPVLPGSMFMLAYLGHVPVVGLPGCVMFNKTTIFDLVLPRLFAGDRITREDIVALGHGGLCAECEACHYPHCSFGKSAW from the coding sequence ATGCAGAAAGTTCCTGTGAACAAGGCAGTAGGGATGATCCTCTGCCACGACCTGACAAAGATCGTTCCCGGCAGGGAAAAGACCCGGGCCTTCCGAAGGGGGCATATCATCACTCCCGCCGACATCCCTGCCCTTCTGGATATGGGGAAGAAGCATATCTACGTCTGGGATCCGGGGGCAGGCCTCGTCCACGAGGATGAGGCCGCCATCCGGCTCGCCCGGAGTGCCGCCGGGCCGGGGGTCACCTGGGGGGAACCCAACCAGGGGAAGGTGACTTTGAAAGCAGCTCACGACGGCATTTTGAAAGTCCGGTTGGAGCAGCTCAACCGGGTGAACAGCCTGGAGAAGATCTCCCTGGCCACCCTTCATAACAACCGGCCGGTTGCTGCAGGGCAGCCCGTCGCCGGCACCCGGGTGATCCCTCTGGCCATCGAAAATGAGATCCTGGTAGAGGCGGAAAGGCACTGCGGCAGCCCTTCTCCTCTCCTGACAGTTTTACCTTTCCGGCCCCTCTGGGTGGGAGTTGTCACCACCGGAACAGAGGTTTATGAAGGCCGCATCCGGGACGGTTTCTGCAGTATTGTCAGACGCAAAACCGCCCCCTTCGGTGCCAGAATGCTCGGCCAGGTGATCGTCCCCGACGATCCGGACTGCATCTCCCGGGAGATTCTCCAGATGATCGGGGAGGGTGCGGAACTGGTGCTGGTAACCGGAGGGATGTCTGTGGACCCGGATGACGTCACACCGGCGGGGATCAGGGGAACAGGAGCCCAGGTGGTCACCTACGGCGCTCCCGTGCTCCCCGGGTCCATGTTCATGCTGGCCTATCTGGGGCACGTGCCCGTCGTGGGGCTGCCGGGGTGCGTCATGTTCAACAAAACCACCATCTTCGACCTCGTCCTGCCGCGGCTCTTCGCCGGCGACCGGATAACCAGGGAGGATATTGTCGCCCTCGGTCACGGCGGTCTCTGCGCCGAGTGCGAAGCATGCCACTACCCGCACTGCTCCTTCGGGAAAAGCGCCTGGTAA
- a CDS encoding molybdopterin molybdotransferase MoeA, translated as MKSCLPLEDSQELLLSSIKPLLSETITLEEAPGRVLAADIFAPHDLPPYPQAALDGFAIPREGKRGSPLSVKRILGAGDLPGHPLGPGEAAGVLTGGHIPPGTAAVVRQEDAMVKDGILTIDKDLTVGENIRDQGEDFPAGAVIARRGTRITPGLSAVLAAFGFQEISVFRRPRVAIVNLGKEIAPHQATPLPGQVRDSNGPLLAALTRRTGGQVVAIHYARTKTEKQIGELLMEADVVLTIGGTASGNNDPGHHFIERVGGRPLFAGYQVKPGSHTSAGILDGRIILMLSGNPVPCAVGYHLLAAPVLRALQGLNPYLHRIPAVATNSFPKRGGPRRFLLGYALGSHQGWRVAVLPFQKPSNLHSLIDYNCLIDLPAGHPPLQLGDEVKIILLENA; from the coding sequence ATGAAAAGTTGTTTGCCCCTGGAGGACTCCCAGGAGCTCCTCCTGAGTTCGATAAAACCCCTGCTAAGCGAGACGATCACCCTAGAGGAAGCACCGGGGCGGGTTCTTGCCGCAGATATCTTTGCTCCTCACGATCTTCCCCCTTACCCCCAGGCGGCCCTGGACGGGTTTGCCATCCCTCGCGAGGGGAAGAGAGGGAGCCCCCTTTCCGTGAAGAGAATCCTGGGGGCAGGGGATCTCCCCGGTCACCCTCTAGGCCCCGGGGAGGCAGCAGGTGTCCTCACAGGGGGGCATATTCCACCCGGTACCGCGGCGGTCGTCCGCCAGGAAGATGCCATGGTGAAGGACGGCATCCTGACCATTGATAAGGATCTAACCGTCGGGGAAAACATCAGGGATCAGGGAGAGGACTTCCCGGCCGGAGCGGTGATCGCCCGGCGCGGCACAAGGATCACCCCCGGTTTGAGCGCCGTGCTGGCGGCCTTCGGGTTTCAGGAAATCAGCGTCTTCCGCCGTCCCAGGGTGGCGATTGTAAACCTGGGGAAAGAGATCGCACCTCACCAGGCCACCCCCCTCCCCGGCCAGGTCCGGGACAGCAACGGCCCCCTGCTGGCCGCTTTGACCCGCCGCACCGGTGGTCAGGTCGTCGCTATCCATTACGCCCGCACGAAGACCGAAAAGCAGATCGGGGAACTGCTGATGGAAGCGGACGTGGTGCTGACCATCGGGGGAACGGCTTCGGGCAACAACGACCCGGGGCACCATTTCATAGAAAGGGTGGGAGGGCGCCCGCTCTTCGCGGGGTATCAGGTTAAACCGGGAAGCCACACCTCTGCCGGTATTCTCGACGGCAGGATTATCCTGATGCTGTCGGGTAACCCGGTGCCCTGTGCCGTCGGCTACCACCTCCTGGCCGCCCCGGTGCTGCGCGCCCTGCAGGGGCTTAACCCCTACCTGCACCGCATTCCTGCAGTCGCCACCAATTCCTTCCCTAAAAGGGGAGGGCCGCGGCGCTTCCTGTTGGGGTACGCTCTCGGCAGCCATCAGGGGTGGAGGGTAGCCGTGCTTCCCTTTCAAAAACCCAGCAATCTCCACTCCCTTATCGATTACAACTGCCTCATCGACCTTCCGGCGGGACACCCGCCGCTGCAATTGGGTGATGAGGTGAAGATCATTCTCCTGGAAAACGCCTGA
- a CDS encoding ABC transporter ATP-binding protein, whose protein sequence is MPEFLYEIEDLVKKYDGRTVLEIDDLKLEGNKIYAILGPNGSGKSTLLRILNLLEEPASGRVIFRNIDTGRVGEGVRLKLRRQMCMVFQHPYMFNTSVYNNVVYGLKLRGLPAAEIRERAEEALSFVGLKELSRRSAVRLSGGETQRVALARAIAIRPRVLLLDEPTANLDPDSVALIEELIRKVHDELQTTVLLVTHNLFQARRVAEEVLLLYQGRLVEKAPVEEIFNCPRSELTKQFVTGKMIY, encoded by the coding sequence ATGCCGGAATTTTTATATGAGATTGAGGACCTGGTTAAAAAGTACGACGGGCGTACGGTACTGGAGATCGACGACCTCAAACTCGAGGGGAATAAGATCTACGCCATCCTCGGCCCCAACGGGTCTGGAAAAAGCACCCTGCTCCGGATACTGAACCTTCTGGAGGAGCCTGCCTCGGGCAGGGTGATTTTTCGGAACATCGATACGGGCCGGGTGGGGGAAGGGGTGCGCCTGAAGCTGAGGCGCCAGATGTGCATGGTCTTTCAGCATCCTTACATGTTCAACACCTCCGTCTATAACAATGTGGTCTATGGGCTGAAGCTGCGCGGCCTCCCTGCCGCCGAGATCAGGGAGAGGGCGGAAGAAGCCCTTTCTTTTGTAGGGCTTAAAGAACTGAGCCGGCGCAGCGCCGTCAGGCTGTCGGGGGGAGAAACCCAGCGGGTTGCCCTGGCCAGGGCCATTGCCATCAGGCCGCGGGTTTTGCTCCTGGACGAGCCCACCGCCAACCTCGACCCTGACAGTGTGGCCCTGATCGAAGAACTTATCCGGAAGGTGCACGACGAACTGCAAACGACGGTTCTGCTGGTGACTCACAATCTTTTCCAGGCACGGCGGGTAGCGGAAGAGGTGCTCCTGCTCTACCAGGGGAGGCTCGTGGAGAAGGCGCCGGTCGAGGAGATCTTCAACTGCCCCAGGTCCGAGTTGACCAAGCAGTTTGTGACCGGAAAGATGATCTATTAG
- a CDS encoding solute carrier family 23 protein yields MATNKESLTEAAEKQRENPEQKSFLGELSGAMGDLGTFLPHVLGAISVAGLNPASIFTGFGLFYLFCGWYYRIPMAVQPMKAASAAVLVQKLTPGEVAAAGLMIGLLLFLLGVTGLIDRIARITPPGVIGGIQVGLGLSLATLGIKMVAADPLLGWPVLIMMLPLLSSRRFPAAIMAVLVGTALNVILHPGLDLPRIAFGVHLPSIIWPAAADFQKSLFMVVLPQLPLTLTNAVLVTTALTAELYGSKARRVNDRNLCLTMGLGNLLAAPFGGYMMCHGSGGVAAHYRFGGRTKHTPYIIGIILLVVGLLLGGNGAKVLSLIPDAALGCLLFTAVSTSPWQPEGAPGAGRTFSSSWPWPPLPWRSIPPSPSSPE; encoded by the coding sequence ATGGCCACCAACAAAGAGAGCCTCACAGAAGCAGCCGAAAAACAACGGGAAAACCCGGAACAGAAGAGCTTCCTGGGAGAACTTTCGGGAGCAATGGGTGACCTGGGCACTTTCCTCCCCCATGTGCTCGGAGCCATCTCCGTTGCCGGGCTCAACCCCGCCAGCATCTTCACCGGATTCGGGCTCTTCTATCTCTTTTGCGGCTGGTATTACAGGATTCCCATGGCGGTTCAGCCCATGAAGGCGGCTTCGGCGGCCGTCCTGGTGCAAAAGCTGACTCCCGGGGAGGTGGCGGCGGCCGGGCTGATGATCGGTCTGCTGCTGTTTCTCCTGGGCGTTACCGGTCTCATCGACAGAATCGCCCGGATCACCCCTCCGGGGGTCATCGGGGGGATTCAGGTAGGGTTGGGGCTTTCCCTGGCGACCCTCGGGATCAAGATGGTCGCTGCCGATCCCTTATTGGGCTGGCCGGTGCTGATCATGATGCTGCCCCTCCTCAGCAGCAGACGCTTCCCCGCCGCCATTATGGCAGTTCTGGTGGGAACGGCACTCAACGTGATACTCCACCCCGGCCTCGACCTGCCCCGGATCGCCTTCGGGGTGCACCTGCCCTCCATCATCTGGCCTGCAGCCGCCGATTTCCAGAAGAGCCTTTTCATGGTCGTCCTGCCCCAGCTCCCCCTCACACTGACAAACGCAGTCCTGGTGACGACCGCCCTCACCGCGGAACTCTACGGCAGCAAAGCCCGCCGGGTGAATGACAGAAATCTCTGCCTGACGATGGGGCTGGGCAACCTCCTGGCAGCGCCCTTTGGAGGGTACATGATGTGCCACGGGAGCGGGGGGGTGGCCGCCCACTACCGCTTCGGCGGCAGGACAAAGCACACCCCTTACATCATCGGCATCATCCTGCTGGTGGTGGGGCTGCTGTTGGGAGGCAACGGAGCCAAAGTCCTGTCCCTGATCCCCGATGCCGCCCTGGGCTGTCTCCTTTTTACAGCGGTCTCGACCTCGCCCTGGCAGCCAGAGGGGGCACCGGGTGCCGGGAGGACTTTTTCCTCATCCTGGCCGTGGCCGCCCTTGCCCTGGCGATCAATCCCGCCGTCGCCTTCATCGCCGGAATAG
- a CDS encoding F0F1 ATP synthase subunit epsilon gives MAEQAKEKGKTFRLEIVTPERVVVEEDVEGVVIPSQDGLLGILRNHAPIIGGLDIGVIKYVKEGQPHYVACGMGVFEMSGNVLRILPDTAERGERIDVERAKQARQRAEKRLREKAEGLDVLRAELALRRSLARLKAAEAAGKMVK, from the coding sequence GTGGCGGAACAGGCTAAGGAAAAAGGGAAAACCTTTCGGTTGGAGATCGTTACCCCCGAGCGGGTTGTCGTCGAAGAGGATGTGGAAGGAGTGGTCATCCCTTCGCAGGACGGCCTGCTGGGCATCTTGCGCAATCACGCCCCTATTATCGGCGGGCTGGATATCGGTGTGATCAAATACGTCAAAGAGGGGCAGCCCCATTATGTCGCCTGCGGTATGGGGGTTTTCGAGATGAGCGGCAACGTCCTGCGCATCCTCCCAGATACTGCAGAGCGGGGGGAGAGGATTGACGTGGAAAGGGCAAAGCAGGCGCGACAGCGGGCGGAGAAACGCCTCCGGGAGAAAGCGGAAGGTCTGGATGTTCTCCGGGCAGAGCTGGCCCTGCGCAGGTCCCTCGCCCGGTTGAAGGCTGCCGAAGCGGCGGGCAAAATGGTTAAATGA
- a CDS encoding ABC transporter permease has product MTDNGLLSSIWQFFTSLGDEFTGIVGLSLAVSGSAVVIGALIGVPLGALLGLKRFPGRKLLLRLIYTLMSLPPVLAGLVVYMVFCRNGPLGFLDILFTPAAMIVAQVLLATPIIAGISAAAVAAKEKLAMDTARSLGASRRQAAWMVIKEARSGIIAGIMTGFGRAFGEVGAVMLVGGNIRYYTRVLTTSIVLETRQGNFEFAVALGGVLLALSFIVSSILLHLDESKLG; this is encoded by the coding sequence ATGACAGATAACGGTTTACTCTCTTCGATCTGGCAGTTTTTTACCTCCCTGGGGGATGAATTCACCGGCATTGTCGGCCTTTCCCTGGCTGTTTCCGGAAGCGCGGTTGTCATCGGGGCGCTGATCGGGGTACCGCTAGGGGCGTTGCTGGGGCTGAAGAGGTTTCCCGGGAGGAAGCTGCTGCTGCGCTTGATCTATACCTTGATGAGCCTTCCCCCGGTTCTAGCCGGGCTGGTGGTCTACATGGTCTTTTGCCGGAACGGCCCCTTGGGTTTTCTGGACATTCTTTTCACACCGGCGGCCATGATCGTCGCCCAGGTGCTTCTGGCTACGCCGATTATCGCCGGCATCTCGGCAGCGGCAGTTGCCGCCAAGGAGAAACTGGCCATGGATACGGCCAGGTCGCTGGGAGCCAGCCGGCGGCAGGCCGCCTGGATGGTGATTAAGGAGGCGCGCTCCGGGATTATTGCCGGTATTATGACGGGGTTCGGCAGGGCTTTTGGGGAAGTGGGGGCGGTGATGCTGGTAGGCGGCAACATCCGCTATTATACCCGAGTTCTGACCACCTCCATCGTGCTGGAGACCAGGCAGGGCAACTTCGAGTTCGCCGTTGCTCTGGGGGGCGTTCTGCTCGCCCTTTCCTTTATTGTCAGCAGCATCCTGCTCCATCTGGATGAATCCAAACTCGGATAA